One Bdellovibrionota bacterium DNA window includes the following coding sequences:
- a CDS encoding tetratricopeptide repeat protein: MSEARKVDARTLFAKAYEYQMQGQLDEAVAMYKRSIELDPTAEAHTFLGWAYSFLGRYEEAIAECKRAIAIDPEFGNPWNDIGAYLIEMGRDDEAIPYLERATQARRYESPCFPHFNLSRIYTKKGMLHKAGDELKKALVANPEYTVAQEALDNLETQLQ, from the coding sequence GTGAGCGAAGCTCGAAAGGTCGATGCCCGTACGCTCTTTGCCAAGGCGTACGAATACCAGATGCAGGGACAGCTGGATGAAGCGGTCGCCATGTACAAACGTTCGATCGAACTCGACCCCACTGCAGAAGCGCACACGTTTTTAGGCTGGGCTTACAGTTTTTTGGGACGATACGAGGAAGCGATCGCGGAGTGCAAGCGGGCCATTGCGATCGATCCTGAATTTGGAAACCCGTGGAACGACATCGGCGCGTACCTCATTGAAATGGGAAGGGACGACGAGGCGATTCCCTATTTGGAGCGCGCCACACAAGCGCGACGATACGAAAGCCCCTGTTTTCCACACTTCAATCTCAGCCGCATTTACACCAAGAAGGGAATGCTTCACAAAGCAGGGGACGAGCTGAAGAAAGCATTGGTCGCCAACCCTGAATATACGGTCGCGCAAGAAGCCCTAGATAACCTCGAAACCCAGCTTCAATAA
- a CDS encoding flavin reductase family protein, with protein MTWYKLRVAGHDAELAAALGKVASGIFVVTTKIGPEESVLLASWVQQASFQPPTLTVAVHKNRSIGSFLGRKAHFAVHVLSKDNRDLYQRFVKGVPVGEKPFKGLNVKEGASGIPILIDALAVLECRVRDHVECGDHRLIIADIESGRILNDGEAWVHIRKNGFGY; from the coding sequence ATGACATGGTATAAGCTCCGCGTGGCCGGACATGACGCAGAGCTCGCAGCGGCGCTGGGTAAAGTCGCAAGCGGTATCTTTGTTGTGACGACTAAAATAGGGCCGGAGGAGTCCGTCCTGCTGGCGTCATGGGTTCAACAGGCGTCTTTCCAGCCGCCGACGTTGACGGTGGCCGTTCACAAGAATCGTTCAATCGGATCCTTCCTCGGCCGAAAGGCGCATTTTGCCGTTCACGTCCTCTCGAAGGACAATCGCGATCTTTATCAACGCTTCGTAAAGGGCGTTCCAGTGGGGGAAAAGCCCTTTAAGGGCCTGAACGTGAAGGAGGGCGCGTCGGGCATTCCGATTTTGATCGACGCCCTGGCGGTGCTCGAATGCAGGGTTCGAGATCATGTGGAATGTGGCGATCATCGACTGATCATCGCCGATATTGAGTCGGGCCGTATCCTGAACGACGGAGAAGCTTGGGTGCATATTCGGAAGAACGGATTTGGATATTAA
- a CDS encoding isoaspartyl peptidase/L-asparaginase, with protein MPGRGSNLPALVIHGGAGRKLALVLREERVRESLHRIVTETFHRLRTQSALDCVVWAVTQLEDDPQFNAGTGGALQRDGVARLTAGISDGESRKCSGVINVEKVKNPILVARALLKEQDRVLCAEGARKYARTRKFGAYNPATEKTLKEWRSSVEGRHFTSEERFGTVGAVAVDRRGHVAAATSTGGKGMEVVGRVSDSATVAGNYASRKAAVSTTGVGEEIVEAALAARIVTRVDDGRTLTAAFQKTFRELRAMKGRGAAIGVDWHGHVAVDATTQCVLHAIHTPKRIEIYP; from the coding sequence ATGCCCGGGCGAGGTTCGAATTTGCCGGCCCTGGTGATTCACGGGGGAGCGGGCAGGAAGCTAGCTTTGGTCCTTCGCGAAGAAAGGGTGCGAGAATCACTCCATCGAATCGTTACGGAAACGTTCCATCGTCTTCGGACCCAGAGCGCCCTCGATTGTGTGGTCTGGGCCGTGACGCAACTTGAGGACGATCCGCAGTTCAACGCCGGGACCGGAGGCGCGTTACAGCGTGATGGCGTAGCGCGTCTGACGGCCGGGATCAGCGACGGGGAGAGCCGCAAGTGTTCGGGCGTGATCAATGTGGAAAAAGTGAAAAATCCGATCCTGGTGGCTCGCGCGCTTCTGAAAGAGCAAGATCGAGTCCTATGCGCCGAAGGAGCGCGGAAATATGCCCGCACGCGGAAATTCGGCGCGTACAATCCGGCGACGGAGAAGACATTGAAAGAGTGGAGATCAAGTGTCGAAGGACGGCACTTCACTTCCGAGGAACGATTCGGAACCGTGGGGGCTGTAGCCGTCGACCGCCGGGGCCATGTTGCCGCGGCCACTTCGACCGGTGGAAAGGGAATGGAGGTCGTGGGCCGTGTCAGCGATTCCGCCACCGTGGCGGGAAACTATGCCTCGAGAAAAGCGGCGGTTTCGACCACGGGCGTCGGCGAGGAGATCGTCGAGGCGGCGCTCGCCGCGCGTATCGTGACCCGTGTGGACGACGGCCGCACGCTTACCGCAGCGTTTCAAAAGACATTTCGCGAGCTCCGAGCCATGAAGGGACGAGGCGCCGCTATCGGCGTGGACTGGCATGGACACGTCGCCGTGGATGCGACGACCCAATGTGTTTTGCACGCAATTCACACTCCGAAGAGGATTGAGATTTATCCGTAG
- a CDS encoding response regulator, producing MSSPENIEVLVVDSDATLAQAMHTILTTEGFRVAVARDGEEGLKKFQELSPRVVVLEGLIPKLNGVDLAKAIRSTPAGVNVGILMVSAVYSGVKFRPQLREAGIGDVLAKPFRPEVLAERVRALDAKSALQPAKTVQELRSRPFDHKGSIQDVPFIRIVFVLHTSHDTGTLRLEQGSTKKLVTFENGEPKLVVSNLERECLGQLLVKKGRLTTEECQRSIEMMSKMKKRQGETLIQMGLLEPFELEETLKQQAREKFCEIFAWREGTYLYVPGRVFRKELTPVDLSVPQLCLRGVKEHYSLAGLQQELAGCLDRAAKIPKGTPYQTDEFKLATWDTKIVQQLRHGKTVKQILQARLARDLDVYHLVYTFFMLGMIEFEGGATKVEHPPAAEPRPSTPFELLGISAEASDEEVRRAFEAKVNEVGDDPARSARTRELREAYAAIATAQGRRDYFIRLYEKGEKLPPEGRDSFAPRELIDIGKKYLEKKDFKRARQVFTDAVNFFPDEGLPCTYLGYSVLRAAAAGETVDNTEKERAKKAMIRGTQLSPNDAETHYLVGRIFALEKNYEKALAAFRKTLAVKPNFLEAASELRLIERRMEKEKETSFIKWKR from the coding sequence ATGTCGTCGCCTGAAAACATCGAGGTACTGGTAGTCGATTCGGATGCGACGCTCGCTCAAGCGATGCATACGATTTTGACGACGGAAGGTTTCCGGGTGGCCGTGGCCCGTGACGGCGAAGAGGGGCTTAAGAAGTTTCAGGAGCTTTCTCCGCGGGTCGTAGTATTGGAGGGGCTCATTCCCAAATTGAACGGCGTGGACCTCGCCAAAGCCATTCGATCCACACCCGCCGGCGTAAACGTCGGTATCCTGATGGTGTCCGCTGTTTACAGCGGGGTGAAATTTCGTCCTCAGCTTCGAGAAGCGGGCATCGGTGATGTGTTGGCGAAGCCGTTTAGGCCGGAAGTCTTGGCGGAACGGGTCCGAGCACTCGACGCAAAATCGGCGCTACAGCCGGCAAAAACCGTCCAAGAACTTAGATCCCGGCCTTTCGATCACAAGGGTTCGATTCAAGATGTCCCGTTCATCCGAATTGTATTTGTTCTTCACACGTCGCACGATACCGGCACCCTCCGTCTGGAACAGGGCTCAACGAAAAAACTGGTCACGTTTGAAAATGGCGAACCGAAACTCGTCGTTTCGAATCTCGAGCGCGAGTGCCTGGGGCAACTCTTGGTCAAAAAGGGGCGTTTGACGACAGAAGAGTGCCAGCGATCCATCGAGATGATGTCCAAGATGAAGAAGCGTCAGGGTGAAACGCTGATTCAGATGGGTTTGTTGGAGCCGTTTGAACTGGAGGAGACCCTTAAGCAACAGGCCCGTGAAAAATTCTGTGAGATTTTTGCTTGGCGAGAGGGGACGTACTTGTATGTACCGGGGCGTGTCTTTCGAAAGGAATTAACGCCGGTCGATCTTTCCGTGCCTCAGCTCTGTCTACGGGGAGTCAAGGAGCATTACAGTCTCGCCGGCCTCCAACAGGAATTGGCGGGCTGTCTCGACCGAGCCGCTAAGATTCCAAAAGGGACCCCTTATCAAACCGATGAATTTAAATTGGCGACCTGGGATACCAAGATTGTCCAACAACTTCGCCACGGAAAGACGGTAAAACAAATTCTCCAGGCGCGGCTGGCTCGGGATCTGGACGTTTACCATTTGGTCTACACGTTTTTCATGCTCGGAATGATCGAGTTTGAAGGGGGGGCGACGAAGGTTGAGCACCCCCCCGCAGCCGAACCTCGTCCGTCCACGCCGTTTGAACTGCTGGGCATCTCCGCGGAAGCATCCGATGAGGAAGTCCGCAGGGCCTTTGAGGCCAAAGTCAACGAGGTTGGAGACGACCCCGCTCGGTCGGCCCGGACGCGCGAGTTGCGCGAGGCCTATGCTGCGATTGCAACGGCGCAAGGGCGTCGTGACTATTTCATACGGTTGTACGAAAAAGGAGAAAAACTTCCCCCTGAAGGACGAGACAGTTTTGCTCCCCGCGAATTGATCGACATCGGGAAGAAGTATCTGGAGAAGAAGGATTTTAAGCGCGCTCGCCAAGTGTTCACCGACGCCGTGAATTTTTTCCCCGACGAGGGACTTCCGTGCACGTATTTGGGGTATAGCGTGCTCCGCGCAGCGGCAGCCGGTGAAACCGTGGACAACACGGAAAAGGAGAGGGCCAAGAAAGCGATGATCCGAGGCACGCAGCTATCTCCCAACGATGCGGAAACGCACTACCTCGTGGGGCGAATCTTCGCGCTGGAAAAGAACTACGAAAAAGCGCTGGCGGCATTCCGAAAAACGCTCGCCGTGAAGCCGAATTTCTTGGAAGCGGCGTCCGAGCTGCGTCTGATCGAACGCCGAATGGAAAAGGAAAAAGAAACGAGCTTTATTAAATGGAAACGCTAG
- a CDS encoding radical SAM protein, which yields MPTELTINEIYSSIQGESTWAGLPCVFVRLTGCDLRCTYCDTEYAFYQGKSMSLEEILRTVNKCGTPLVEITGGEPLLQKNVHVLLKQLADEGKTVLLETSGAHDISRCDPRVIRIVDIKCPSSRMARHNRWENIEHLRSKDEVKFVIGNREDFDWSVEVVQRYELTRRCPVLFSAVSEVLPLVTLAEWVRSCGLAVRLQPQLHKILWGTSVSI from the coding sequence ATGCCTACCGAGCTGACCATTAACGAGATCTATTCGTCGATTCAGGGGGAATCCACGTGGGCAGGGCTTCCCTGCGTCTTCGTCCGCCTCACCGGATGCGATCTTCGATGCACGTACTGCGATACGGAGTACGCGTTCTACCAAGGGAAAAGCATGTCGCTGGAGGAAATCCTCCGGACAGTAAATAAATGCGGGACGCCGCTGGTCGAGATTACGGGAGGAGAACCGCTGCTTCAGAAGAACGTCCACGTCCTACTCAAACAGCTCGCAGACGAGGGGAAGACCGTTTTGCTGGAAACGTCCGGGGCGCATGACATATCTCGATGCGATCCCCGCGTGATTCGTATCGTCGATATAAAATGCCCATCGAGTCGAATGGCCCGGCACAACCGCTGGGAAAACATCGAGCACCTTCGATCCAAAGATGAGGTGAAATTCGTGATCGGAAATCGGGAGGACTTCGATTGGTCCGTGGAGGTCGTGCAACGATATGAGCTCACCCGTCGTTGCCCCGTTCTTTTTTCCGCCGTATCGGAGGTACTTCCCCTCGTTACACTGGCGGAGTGGGTGCGAAGTTGCGGACTAGCGGTGCGGCTGCAGCCCCAGCTTCATAAAATCCTCTGGGGAACTAGCGTTTCCATTTAA
- a CDS encoding nucleotidyltransferase family protein: MAGVRKKRFRPIIAGLILAAGESKRFGRPKALAQFGSQTALSLLVGAARAAKLDPLFVIVGHHAEDIREECRSLGVRAVVNDEWKWGQLSSLQAGLRALSSSVQAVAMFLVDHPLVPEETIKQLIRSYKSDPSKVYRPVVGRKGGHPALFPRLFFDELLRLDPREKSARDVFFKPGRCVDLKVEDAGATLEFDTEEGYRGLQRIYGQKKSDKRQNARKEVSLFEE, translated from the coding sequence GTGGCCGGCGTACGTAAAAAGCGGTTTCGACCGATCATCGCCGGATTGATTCTGGCCGCCGGCGAATCCAAGCGGTTCGGTCGCCCTAAAGCCCTTGCGCAATTCGGCTCCCAAACGGCGCTATCTCTTTTGGTTGGCGCGGCTCGAGCCGCGAAACTCGATCCTCTTTTTGTGATCGTCGGGCATCATGCGGAAGACATTCGGGAGGAATGTCGATCTTTGGGCGTGCGCGCCGTCGTGAATGACGAGTGGAAGTGGGGTCAGCTTTCGTCGCTGCAGGCCGGTCTGCGCGCTCTTTCTTCGTCTGTACAGGCGGTCGCGATGTTTCTGGTCGATCACCCGCTCGTACCGGAAGAGACGATCAAGCAATTGATTCGCAGCTATAAATCGGACCCCTCCAAAGTTTATCGACCGGTGGTGGGTAGAAAGGGGGGGCATCCGGCGCTTTTTCCCCGGTTATTCTTCGATGAATTGCTTCGACTGGATCCCCGAGAAAAATCGGCACGAGACGTATTTTTCAAGCCCGGTCGGTGCGTGGATTTGAAGGTAGAGGACGCCGGCGCGACTCTGGAATTCGATACGGAAGAGGGTTACCGAGGGTTGCAGCGGATATATGGGCAAAAAAAAAGCGACAAGCGACAGAACGCACGTAAAGAGGTTTCGCTTTTCGAGGAGTGA
- a CDS encoding (2Fe-2S)-binding protein, giving the protein MSFKATSKVRERVHGMFNVNGERAEIAFAPHKTLLELLREDLGLTGTKHGCELGECGACAVLVDGKSILSCLALALEFQDKEITTVEGLAADANLHPLQEAFADLGAAQCGYCTPGILCTAKALLDKNSHPSPGDIREALSGNLCRCTGYLQILEAVQAAVQKIAQKR; this is encoded by the coding sequence ATGTCTTTCAAAGCTACGAGCAAGGTGCGCGAGCGCGTCCACGGCATGTTCAACGTCAATGGAGAACGGGCGGAAATCGCGTTTGCGCCCCACAAGACGCTCCTGGAACTCCTGCGCGAGGATCTTGGGCTCACAGGTACGAAACATGGATGTGAATTGGGCGAATGCGGTGCTTGTGCCGTACTCGTCGATGGTAAATCTATCCTCTCTTGTCTCGCCCTGGCTTTGGAATTTCAGGACAAAGAAATTACGACCGTCGAAGGATTGGCCGCAGACGCAAACCTGCATCCTCTGCAGGAAGCCTTTGCCGATCTTGGGGCGGCCCAATGCGGATATTGCACGCCCGGAATTCTCTGCACGGCCAAGGCACTGCTGGACAAGAATTCTCATCCCTCGCCGGGAGACATTCGGGAAGCGTTATCGGGAAATCTCTGTCGTTGTACGGGGTACTTGCAGATTCTTGAAGCCGTGCAGGCGGCCGTCCAGAAAATCGCCCAAAAGCGATGA
- a CDS encoding molybdopterin cofactor-binding domain-containing protein: MKNKFKIIGRARRRVDARAKVTGQTRFADDIFLPRMLYCRLLRSEVPHGRIVYIDVSNAKKVDGVKLVLTGEDFPIAYGILPVSQDEHALCRERVRFVGDPVAAAIALDEDTATEALDRIRVEYEPLMTISDPEDALSHPEPRIHDYGDEGNIHKLVSLQFGDVDKGFEEADHLFEDCFFYEGNTHLAIEQHASVAALDPDGKLVVWSSTQTPHYVHRALAKALAMPAAHIRVIATPNGGGFGGKSDPFNHEIVVAKAALLTGRPVKICLTREEVFYCHRGRHPVLMQFKTGVKKDGSITAMKLRTVIDGGAYGSYGVASTFYTGALQTVTYKIPRYQFEGCRVFTNKPPCGPKRGHGTPQPRFGQEVQIDKIAEALKMDPAELRLRQLVEPDSLTANYLYVNTIGLKSCIEKVVEGSRWKEKFRKLPKGRGLGLACSSYLSGAGLPIYWNAMPHSGVQLKLDRGGGVTALCGATEIGQGSDDVLAACVAEVLGVDPYDIRLVTGDTDLTPVDLGSYSSRVTLMMGNAAIQAADRAREMLAQAVSEKLNVPLSRLHFEKRRVFDLERPESGVDFAEAVILAESKFGTIGTVGSYRPPDSAAKYKGAGVGPSPTYSYSACVVDVEVDVDSGWIHIPKVWIAHDIGQSINPTLARGQVEGSVYMGLGEALMEEQVFRRLPNHLSKALVHKNPSMLEYKSPTFYEMPEVVTYLIEEGDSRGPFGAKEVGQGPLLPVPPAVANAVYDAVGVRIDEIPVTPEKILKALEQKAKGNAGRYGPKSIPSVPWPKPLHVTLPWEGGDGRAVGQEKRK; this comes from the coding sequence ATGAAAAACAAGTTTAAAATCATCGGCCGGGCCCGCCGGCGCGTCGACGCGCGCGCGAAAGTGACGGGCCAGACCCGATTCGCCGACGACATCTTTCTTCCCCGGATGCTTTATTGCCGGCTTTTACGTTCCGAAGTTCCTCACGGTCGTATCGTGTATATCGATGTTTCTAATGCCAAAAAGGTCGACGGCGTCAAACTCGTCCTGACGGGCGAGGATTTTCCGATCGCGTACGGCATCCTGCCGGTGAGCCAGGACGAACATGCCCTTTGCCGGGAGAGGGTCCGTTTTGTCGGCGATCCTGTAGCCGCGGCGATCGCTCTCGATGAAGACACGGCCACGGAAGCTCTGGATCGCATCAGGGTGGAATACGAACCGCTCATGACGATATCGGATCCGGAGGATGCCTTGTCTCATCCGGAACCGCGCATTCATGACTACGGTGACGAAGGAAACATCCATAAATTGGTCTCGCTTCAATTCGGCGACGTCGACAAGGGATTTGAAGAAGCGGATCACCTGTTCGAGGACTGTTTTTTCTATGAAGGGAACACGCATCTCGCGATCGAACAGCACGCTTCGGTTGCTGCCCTCGATCCGGACGGAAAACTGGTCGTCTGGTCGAGCACGCAGACGCCTCATTACGTCCATCGCGCTCTTGCGAAGGCGTTGGCTATGCCGGCTGCCCATATTCGCGTCATCGCGACGCCCAACGGCGGCGGATTCGGGGGAAAGAGCGACCCGTTCAATCATGAAATTGTCGTCGCCAAAGCCGCGCTCTTGACCGGCCGACCGGTGAAGATCTGCCTGACCCGCGAGGAAGTGTTCTATTGCCACCGGGGGCGCCATCCGGTCCTCATGCAATTTAAAACGGGCGTCAAAAAGGATGGTTCGATTACGGCGATGAAGCTTCGAACGGTGATCGACGGGGGTGCGTACGGCTCCTACGGCGTGGCGAGCACGTTTTACACCGGGGCTCTCCAAACCGTGACGTATAAAATCCCGAGGTATCAATTCGAAGGGTGTCGCGTGTTTACGAACAAGCCGCCGTGTGGTCCGAAGAGAGGTCACGGCACACCGCAACCGAGGTTCGGACAAGAAGTTCAAATCGACAAGATCGCTGAGGCACTGAAAATGGACCCGGCCGAACTTCGCCTTCGCCAACTGGTGGAACCGGATTCGCTGACGGCGAACTATCTTTATGTGAATACGATCGGTCTTAAAAGTTGTATCGAAAAGGTGGTCGAAGGTTCTCGTTGGAAAGAGAAATTTCGAAAATTGCCGAAGGGGAGGGGACTCGGGCTCGCCTGCTCCTCGTATTTGAGCGGCGCCGGGCTCCCGATCTATTGGAACGCGATGCCGCATTCGGGCGTCCAGCTCAAATTGGATCGCGGGGGCGGAGTGACGGCATTGTGCGGAGCGACGGAGATCGGACAAGGTTCGGACGACGTTCTGGCCGCGTGCGTGGCCGAAGTCCTGGGCGTGGATCCGTACGACATCCGTCTCGTCACGGGAGATACCGACCTGACGCCGGTGGATCTCGGTTCCTATTCGAGCCGCGTGACACTGATGATGGGAAATGCCGCGATTCAGGCCGCGGACCGTGCCCGGGAAATGCTAGCGCAAGCCGTATCGGAAAAACTGAATGTCCCGCTTTCGCGTCTTCATTTCGAAAAGCGGCGCGTATTCGATCTCGAACGTCCGGAAAGCGGCGTGGATTTCGCCGAAGCGGTGATTTTGGCGGAATCGAAATTCGGGACGATCGGGACGGTCGGTTCGTATCGTCCGCCCGATTCTGCCGCCAAATATAAGGGAGCGGGAGTGGGGCCGTCCCCCACGTATTCGTATAGTGCTTGCGTCGTGGATGTGGAAGTCGATGTCGATTCCGGTTGGATTCATATCCCTAAAGTATGGATCGCTCACGATATCGGCCAATCGATCAATCCCACGTTGGCCCGTGGTCAAGTTGAAGGCAGCGTATACATGGGGCTAGGTGAGGCGTTGATGGAAGAACAGGTGTTCAGGCGTCTGCCCAACCATCTTTCCAAGGCACTCGTACATAAGAACCCTTCGATGCTGGAATACAAAAGCCCGACGTTTTACGAAATGCCGGAGGTGGTGACGTATTTGATTGAAGAGGGAGACAGCCGGGGGCCCTTCGGCGCCAAGGAAGTGGGCCAGGGGCCGCTCCTTCCCGTGCCACCGGCCGTGGCGAACGCCGTGTATGACGCTGTCGGTGTGCGAATCGATGAAATCCCGGTCACACCGGAAAAGATTCTTAAAGCTCTCGAACAGAAGGCGAAGGGAAACGCAGGGCGCTACGGGCCAAAATCGATTCCGTCGGTACCGTGGCCGAAACCGTTACATGTGACGCTTCCCTGGGAGGGCGGAGACGGCCGGGCCGTGGGGCAGGAGAAACGAAAATGA
- a CDS encoding xanthine dehydrogenase family protein subunit M — translation MMRLPKFRYVGPKTIEEAAHILQSEGPDAMPLAGGTDLFPNMKRRQQTPKVVVGLRGIESLFRTKVDRSGIQLGPMLSLTDVVDNHGVREAYGALYKSAVQVSTPQLRNMGTLGGNLCLDTRCNYYDQGYEWRKAIDFCMKKDGKICWVAPSSPRCWAVSSTDTAPALITLRAKVTLVSRQGERTIDLDQFYADDGMSYLTRKPGELLANVSIPDSSGWKSTYWKLRRRGSFDFPVLSVAAAVKVSKGIVEEARIVLGSVASSPLWQKEAGEILRGKKLTDDAIAAVSESCFKPSKPMDNTDFELAWRKKMVRFFVSGAFKELRGDDIRDIKNRSMRTELPTHA, via the coding sequence ATGATGCGCCTTCCGAAATTTCGGTACGTTGGTCCGAAAACCATCGAAGAAGCTGCGCATATTCTTCAGAGCGAAGGTCCCGACGCGATGCCTCTGGCGGGCGGGACCGATCTCTTTCCCAACATGAAGCGGCGGCAGCAGACACCCAAAGTAGTCGTCGGGTTACGCGGAATTGAATCGCTCTTTCGAACCAAGGTGGATCGGAGCGGAATTCAGCTCGGGCCGATGCTGAGTTTGACCGATGTGGTTGACAACCATGGCGTTCGAGAAGCTTATGGAGCGCTTTACAAATCAGCGGTTCAGGTCTCTACACCCCAACTTCGGAACATGGGGACGCTGGGGGGCAATCTTTGCCTGGACACGCGCTGTAATTATTACGATCAAGGATACGAATGGAGGAAAGCGATCGACTTTTGTATGAAAAAAGACGGAAAGATCTGTTGGGTCGCACCCTCCAGTCCCCGCTGCTGGGCCGTTTCGTCCACCGACACGGCGCCCGCACTCATCACTTTGCGCGCGAAAGTCACGCTGGTCTCGAGACAAGGGGAACGGACGATCGATCTGGATCAGTTCTACGCGGATGATGGTATGAGCTATTTGACGAGAAAGCCGGGCGAGCTTCTTGCCAATGTGTCGATTCCGGATTCCAGCGGCTGGAAGAGCACGTATTGGAAGCTCCGGCGACGCGGATCGTTCGATTTTCCAGTTCTATCCGTGGCCGCTGCGGTCAAGGTGTCGAAAGGAATCGTGGAGGAGGCTCGAATCGTTCTCGGCTCGGTGGCATCAAGCCCGCTTTGGCAGAAAGAGGCCGGAGAAATACTTCGAGGGAAAAAACTGACGGATGATGCGATCGCCGCCGTATCCGAATCGTGCTTCAAACCTTCTAAGCCGATGGACAATACCGATTTCGAATTGGCCTGGAGAAAGAAAATGGTCCGTTTCTTTGTGTCGGGTGCATTTAAAGAACTCCGCGGCGACGATATTCGTGACATCAAGAATCGATCGATGCGCACCGAGCTTCCTACGCACGCGTAG
- a CDS encoding nucleotidyltransferase domain-containing protein, translated as MAAQRNGRILLRIPGELHGKLRDASRREEISLNGLLNRIIARGTSIPTHASEVDQPNNELVRRIRHSLGDDLEAIVLFGSAARREESALSDVDLLIVLSAGKNLTSDLYHRWAHAFSQPSDRRLSPHFAALPLDVQKVGSLWFEAALEGVVLWDRSERTGKLLMDLRGQMAEQKLLRKWSHGHPYWVRTE; from the coding sequence ATGGCCGCTCAAAGAAACGGACGGATTCTTCTTCGAATCCCAGGGGAGCTCCACGGCAAGCTTCGAGACGCCTCCCGCCGGGAAGAAATCTCCCTGAATGGACTACTAAACCGGATCATTGCACGCGGAACTTCGATTCCGACGCACGCTTCGGAAGTCGATCAACCTAATAATGAACTCGTACGACGTATACGCCACTCGCTCGGTGACGATCTGGAAGCGATCGTTCTCTTTGGTTCGGCGGCCCGAAGAGAAGAGTCAGCACTTTCCGACGTTGATCTTCTCATCGTGTTATCGGCTGGGAAAAATTTAACTTCCGACCTCTACCACCGTTGGGCACATGCCTTTTCACAACCTTCAGATCGCCGGTTATCTCCCCATTTTGCCGCCCTCCCCCTCGATGTTCAAAAGGTCGGAAGCCTCTGGTTCGAAGCCGCTCTTGAAGGGGTCGTCCTTTGGGACCGCTCCGAAAGGACAGGAAAGCTGCTCATGGATCTTCGAGGACAGATGGCGGAACAAAAGCTCCTTCGGAAATGGTCTCACGGGCATCCGTATTGGGTGAGGACCGAATGA